A section of the bacterium genome encodes:
- a CDS encoding LLM class flavin-dependent oxidoreductase, with protein sequence MKFALTLPNRGVLMGLTTPEQMLQMAEAAERSGRYSDVWVGDSLLGKPRMESITLLAGIAARTKRVRLAPACMASFPLRDPVLLAYQWASLDLLAGGRTLLIACTGIVPQAGGAVEAAHYGVDGKARVERMVEWITILKRLWTEDEVTFEGKHYRLQDITIEPKPAAKPRPPIWIANNATGTRDRIERTHLRVARHADGWQTSLSDADDVRWRLNDVRQKARDVGRNPDELETSLYHNINVNEDRAAALAESKKFLDAYYMVGFKPDRVESWTAAGSPKQCIEHLNVYARMGIDTIGLRCTGWDQMGQLRRVIEEVLPYVEGGGR encoded by the coding sequence ATGAAGTTCGCGTTGACGCTGCCGAACCGCGGCGTGCTCATGGGCCTCACGACCCCGGAGCAGATGCTGCAGATGGCCGAGGCCGCCGAGCGCTCCGGCCGGTACAGCGACGTCTGGGTCGGCGACAGCCTGCTCGGCAAGCCGCGCATGGAGTCGATCACGCTGCTGGCCGGCATCGCCGCGCGCACGAAGCGCGTGCGGCTCGCGCCCGCCTGCATGGCGAGCTTCCCGCTGCGTGATCCCGTGCTGCTCGCGTACCAGTGGGCGAGCCTCGATCTGCTGGCGGGCGGCCGCACCCTCCTCATCGCGTGCACCGGCATCGTGCCCCAGGCCGGCGGCGCGGTGGAAGCCGCGCACTATGGAGTCGACGGCAAGGCCCGGGTCGAGCGCATGGTCGAGTGGATCACGATCCTCAAGCGCCTCTGGACCGAGGATGAGGTCACCTTCGAGGGCAAGCACTACCGCCTGCAGGACATCACGATCGAGCCGAAGCCGGCGGCCAAGCCGCGGCCGCCGATCTGGATCGCCAACAACGCCACGGGAACGCGCGACCGGATCGAACGCACGCACCTTCGCGTGGCCCGGCACGCCGACGGCTGGCAGACGTCGCTGTCCGACGCCGACGACGTGCGGTGGAGGCTCAACGACGTCCGCCAGAAGGCGCGCGACGTCGGCCGGAACCCGGACGAGCTCGAAACGAGTCTCTACCACAACATCAACGTGAACGAGGATCGGGCCGCGGCGCTCGCCGAGTCAAAGAAGTTCCTCGACGCGTACTACATGGTGGGCTTCAAGCCGGATCGCGTCGAAAGCTGGACCGCCGCGGGGTCGCCGAAGCAGTGCATCGAGCACCTCAACGTCTACGCGCGAATGGGCATCGACACGATCGGGCTGCGCTGCACCGGCTGGGACCAGATGGGGCAGCTGCGCCGGGTGATCGAAGAGGTGCTCCCGTACGTGGAGGGCGGCGGCCGCTGA
- a CDS encoding LLM class flavin-dependent oxidoreductase — MKLGLSLPNRGVLFGAISVDEILQLSEIADRSEAFDSVWVGDSLIAKPRLEAIATLAAIAARTRRVRLGTACMASFVYRNPIIFAIQWATLDVLSRGRALLCACMGASGGEGMGEAQNEVQVLGFRPKERVSRFEEGIEVVRRLLNEAPVTHEGAHYRFDSLTLEPRPIQRPLPVWVANEPNLDKPDLADRQCRRVAAFADGWMTDGGPTPAVFAARWRLLSRHLREAGKDPDTFPTSYHMMININDDPRRAWDDGVGFLTKYYGPMREDFLRIWLAAGPAEEVVARIQAYIDAGCRLPILRFAAWDAPAQIRRFLDGVYPRLRAAHAGA, encoded by the coding sequence GTGAAGCTTGGATTGAGCCTGCCGAATCGCGGCGTGTTGTTCGGAGCCATTTCCGTGGACGAGATCCTGCAGTTGAGCGAGATCGCGGACCGGAGTGAAGCGTTCGACTCCGTCTGGGTCGGCGACAGCTTGATTGCCAAACCCCGGCTCGAGGCGATCGCGACGCTCGCCGCGATCGCGGCGAGGACGCGCCGCGTCCGCCTCGGGACGGCGTGCATGGCGAGCTTCGTCTATCGCAACCCGATCATTTTTGCGATTCAATGGGCGACGTTGGACGTGCTGAGCCGCGGCCGCGCGCTGCTCTGCGCGTGCATGGGCGCGAGCGGCGGCGAAGGCATGGGCGAGGCGCAGAACGAGGTGCAGGTCCTCGGCTTTCGCCCCAAGGAGCGCGTGAGCCGTTTCGAAGAAGGCATCGAAGTCGTGCGCCGCCTTCTCAACGAGGCGCCGGTTACGCACGAGGGCGCCCACTACCGGTTCGACAGCCTCACCCTCGAGCCGCGCCCGATCCAGCGGCCGCTGCCGGTCTGGGTCGCGAACGAGCCGAACCTCGACAAGCCCGACCTGGCCGACCGGCAGTGCCGGCGGGTCGCGGCGTTCGCCGACGGGTGGATGACGGACGGCGGGCCGACGCCGGCGGTCTTCGCGGCGCGGTGGCGGCTGCTCTCGCGGCACCTGCGGGAGGCCGGCAAGGATCCGGACACATTCCCCACGTCCTACCATATGATGATCAACATCAACGACGATCCTCGCCGCGCCTGGGACGACGGCGTCGGCTTCCTCACCAAGTACTACGGCCCGATGCGGGAGGACTTTCTCCGGATCTGGCTCGCGGCGGGGCCGGCCGAGGAGGTCGTCGCGCGAATCCAGGCGTACATCGACGCGGGGTGCCGGCTGCCGATTCTCCGCTTCGCGGCGTGGGACGCGCCGGCGCAGATCCGGCGGTTTCTGGACGGCGTCTACCCGCGGCTCAGGGCCGCGCACGCCGGGGCGTGA
- a CDS encoding xanthine dehydrogenase family protein molybdopterin-binding subunit, which yields MSEHIPATGRLEDLRFLRGRGRYVADIRLPGMLHLALVRSPHAHARVVAVHRDRAAALPDVVAVLAARDLGAANRPLMPMVTSPAPRCPAAQSPLAPDRVRYAGEAVAAVLAETPYAAADAAAAVDVDYDPLPVAADPRRVAEGGAAPLHDRCPDGVVGTWRTTVGAPDDAFAAAAVTVELDVEMPRSSAQPIEPRGVVARYDPADELLTVWTSTQVPHVIRLGLALALDRPEASIRVVAPDVGGAFGSKLCLAPEEVLCARLALSTGRPIRWNESRREHLMLSGHSRGQRHRIALALAADGTILGLRDRVLHDNGAYTPYGLRLPLVTLASLAGPYRIPALDLHATSVFTNKPPAIPYRGAGQPEAVFALERALDRGARAVGLEPSELRRRNLLRPDEFPYRTGVALGGADVVYDAGSCAPCLDRILERLDLPAFRRRQAAERAAGRYLGAGIACYMESTGAGTFETALVRIDGAGGITVASGICSQGQGLETLLAGICAAELGVPAGRIRVRLGDTAAIPYGVGTWGSRAAVVAGSAVAEAARRVKERTAQAAARVLEARAADIRLAGGRAFVAGAPERGIGLDELARASASGRRPLLVPDGPGLEAGAHFAPGGATYASGVHAAIVTVDPETGEVRILRYLVAHDCGRVLQPAAVEGQIAGGTVQGIGGALREALRYDDAGQPLTGSLADYALPRASGAPSIEIDHLETPSALNPLGARGAGEGGTIPAYAVLAGAVEDALRPFDVAIDAVPITPAVILRLVAASRVTPRRARP from the coding sequence CCCGCACGCACACGCCCGCGTCGTTGCCGTCCACCGGGATCGTGCGGCGGCGCTCCCCGATGTGGTCGCCGTGTTGGCCGCCCGCGACCTCGGCGCGGCGAATCGTCCGTTGATGCCGATGGTGACATCGCCGGCGCCCCGCTGTCCCGCGGCCCAGTCCCCGCTTGCGCCCGATCGCGTCCGCTACGCCGGCGAGGCCGTCGCCGCGGTCCTCGCCGAGACGCCATACGCGGCCGCGGACGCGGCGGCCGCCGTGGACGTCGACTACGATCCGCTCCCGGTCGCCGCGGATCCGAGGCGGGTCGCCGAAGGCGGCGCGGCGCCGCTGCACGACCGCTGCCCGGACGGCGTCGTCGGAACGTGGCGTACGACCGTCGGCGCGCCGGACGACGCGTTTGCGGCGGCGGCCGTGACGGTCGAACTCGACGTCGAGATGCCGCGCAGCTCGGCGCAGCCGATCGAGCCGCGCGGCGTCGTCGCGCGGTACGATCCCGCGGACGAACTGCTGACCGTGTGGACCTCGACGCAGGTGCCCCACGTCATCCGCCTGGGCCTGGCGCTCGCGCTGGATCGCCCCGAGGCGTCCATCCGCGTGGTGGCGCCGGACGTCGGCGGCGCCTTCGGCAGCAAGCTGTGTCTCGCGCCGGAGGAGGTCTTGTGCGCCCGGCTGGCGTTGAGCACCGGCCGGCCGATCCGGTGGAACGAATCCCGCCGCGAGCACCTGATGCTGAGCGGGCACAGCCGCGGACAACGGCACCGGATCGCGCTCGCGCTCGCCGCGGACGGCACCATTCTCGGTTTGCGGGACCGCGTGCTGCACGACAACGGCGCCTACACCCCGTACGGTCTGCGCCTGCCGCTCGTCACGCTGGCGAGCCTCGCCGGTCCCTACCGCATTCCGGCGCTGGATCTGCACGCGACGTCGGTGTTCACGAACAAGCCGCCGGCGATCCCGTACCGGGGCGCGGGACAGCCCGAAGCCGTGTTCGCGCTCGAACGCGCCCTGGACCGCGGGGCCCGCGCGGTCGGTCTCGAACCGTCGGAGCTGCGTCGCCGCAACCTGCTGCGGCCGGACGAGTTTCCGTACCGGACCGGCGTCGCGCTGGGCGGCGCGGACGTGGTGTACGACGCGGGGAGCTGCGCGCCGTGCCTCGACCGGATCCTCGAACGCCTGGATCTACCCGCCTTCCGGCGGAGGCAGGCGGCGGAGCGCGCGGCCGGTCGGTACCTCGGCGCCGGGATCGCGTGCTACATGGAGTCCACCGGCGCAGGCACGTTCGAGACGGCGCTCGTGCGGATCGACGGCGCCGGCGGCATCACCGTCGCCTCGGGCATCTGCTCGCAGGGACAAGGACTCGAGACGCTGCTCGCCGGGATCTGCGCGGCGGAGCTCGGCGTGCCGGCCGGGCGAATCCGCGTGCGGCTCGGGGACACGGCGGCGATTCCGTACGGAGTCGGCACGTGGGGCAGCCGGGCCGCGGTCGTCGCCGGGTCCGCCGTCGCGGAAGCGGCGAGGCGAGTCAAAGAGCGGACGGCGCAGGCGGCCGCCCGCGTGCTCGAAGCGAGGGCCGCGGACATCCGGCTGGCCGGCGGGCGCGCGTTCGTGGCCGGCGCGCCGGAGCGCGGCATCGGCCTGGACGAACTGGCCCGCGCCAGCGCATCCGGGCGCAGGCCCCTGCTCGTCCCCGACGGCCCGGGACTCGAGGCCGGCGCGCATTTCGCGCCCGGAGGCGCGACGTACGCGAGCGGCGTCCACGCCGCGATCGTCACCGTCGATCCCGAGACCGGCGAGGTGCGCATTCTCCGCTATCTGGTCGCGCACGACTGCGGCCGCGTGCTGCAGCCGGCGGCCGTGGAGGGGCAGATCGCGGGCGGCACCGTGCAGGGCATCGGCGGCGCGCTCCGCGAGGCGCTGCGCTACGACGACGCGGGCCAGCCGCTCACCGGCTCGCTCGCGGACTACGCTCTCCCGCGAGCCTCCGGCGCGCCCTCGATCGAGATTGACCATCTCGAGACCCCGAGCGCGCTCAATCCGCTCGGGGCCCGCGGCGCCGGTGAAGGCGGAACGATCCCGGCGTACGCGGTACTCGCCGGCGCCGTCGAAGACGCGCTCCGGCCCTTCGACGTCGCGATCGACGCCGTGCCGATCACGCCCGCGGTGATCCTGCGGCTCGTCGCCGCGTCTCGCGTCACGCCCCGGCGTGCGCGGCCCTGA